Proteins encoded by one window of Chloroflexota bacterium:
- the cas4 gene encoding CRISPR-associated protein Cas4: MWKSLLVVSLLCVGLALWLAIRASRGRRRSGLPKGRLVYADTGKWSVVSRPYFSRQYQLTGKPDYLVETRTGLVPVEVKRTSAPGNGTAYDSHIMQLAAYCLLIEQEHEETPPFGLIHYNNATIQIDFTTALRRQLIDLMKEMRKEGSRRNVPRNHEQVARCRACGVRHACGDEAG; this comes from the coding sequence ATGTGGAAATCACTGCTAGTCGTTAGCCTGTTGTGCGTCGGTCTGGCCCTGTGGCTCGCAATCCGTGCCAGCCGTGGTCGCCGCCGCAGCGGCCTGCCGAAAGGCCGCCTGGTCTATGCCGACACAGGAAAATGGTCGGTCGTTTCTCGCCCCTACTTCTCGCGCCAATACCAACTGACAGGAAAACCTGATTACCTTGTCGAGACCCGCACGGGCCTGGTGCCGGTGGAAGTCAAACGAACATCAGCACCCGGGAATGGCACCGCCTATGACTCACACATCATGCAGCTGGCCGCCTATTGCCTGCTGATCGAGCAGGAACATGAAGAGACGCCCCCCTTCGGACTGATCCACTACAATAACGCCACCATACAGATCGATTTCACCACCGCCCTTCGCCGCCAGCTTATCGATCTCATGAAGGAAATGAGAAAGGAGGGCAGCCGCCGTAACGTGCCGCGCAACCACGAGCAGGTCGCCCGCTGCCGGGCCTGCGGCGTCCGCCACGCCTGTGGGGACGAGGCCGGTTGA
- a CDS encoding lysylphosphatidylglycerol synthase transmembrane domain-containing protein, translating into MAKARRLVPYLLALLLVVLLLWQIDPTTVWRLLSNIDPYWLLIGFGFYVLTNILRAFRFSVLMDLDGYDDGTGSPLSESQKEHASQSWYSPLRILPEMFALSLFNNVLPSRSGELSFPYFMVRRHAVPVGESSAALIVARVFDYLAVAVLFVGFALLNLNKLSERAESVVSIVAALLLVSLVILAAMPWLGRQIMRFAQGLMQKLGVEKLRWVKYLLRAGWRAVEAFEEMRSFRTYGLTFGWSLLTWLATFAWFAAFMQAIGLPQAYPLVIVGGTFAMLAKAIPFVTVGGFGAHEAGWALGFSLVGMETALAIASGFAVNILTLLASLVFGGASLLWMRFHDRRASESSQKKMCLREPAMSSEVDA; encoded by the coding sequence TCTGGCAGATCGACCCGACGACCGTATGGCGTCTTTTGTCAAACATCGATCCATACTGGCTACTGATCGGTTTCGGCTTTTATGTGCTGACCAACATCCTCCGCGCCTTTCGATTCAGCGTCCTCATGGATCTGGATGGTTACGACGACGGAACAGGTTCGCCCTTGAGCGAGAGCCAGAAAGAACATGCCAGCCAATCCTGGTACTCACCTCTGCGCATATTGCCCGAGATGTTTGCCCTGAGTCTGTTCAACAATGTGCTGCCTTCTCGCAGTGGCGAGCTCTCTTTCCCCTATTTTATGGTGCGCCGCCATGCTGTGCCGGTCGGCGAAAGCAGCGCTGCCCTTATCGTGGCCCGAGTCTTTGACTATCTGGCTGTAGCAGTGCTCTTTGTCGGTTTTGCCCTGCTGAATCTTAATAAGCTGAGCGAACGCGCTGAATCGGTCGTTTCGATCGTGGCAGCGCTGCTTTTGGTCTCGCTGGTGATCCTGGCCGCGATGCCCTGGTTGGGACGGCAAATCATGCGCTTTGCCCAGGGACTGATGCAGAAACTCGGGGTCGAAAAGCTCCGCTGGGTGAAGTACTTGTTGCGTGCCGGCTGGCGGGCGGTCGAGGCATTCGAGGAGATGCGCTCCTTTCGCACCTACGGCTTGACATTCGGCTGGTCTTTGCTGACATGGCTTGCCACCTTTGCCTGGTTTGCCGCCTTCATGCAAGCTATCGGCCTGCCTCAGGCATATCCCCTCGTCATCGTGGGCGGCACCTTTGCCATGTTGGCCAAAGCCATACCCTTCGTCACGGTCGGTGGCTTCGGCGCCCATGAGGCAGGTTGGGCCCTTGGCTTCAGCCTGGTGGGCATGGAGACCGCGCTGGCGATCGCCAGTGGCTTTGCCGTCAATATCCTTACCCTGCTCGCATCGCTGGTTTTTGGTGGCGCATCCCTGCTGTGGATGCGCTTCCACGACAGACGAGCCTCTGAATCATCACAGAAAAAGATGTGCCTCAGGGAACCCGCTATGAGCAGCGAGGTGGATGCATGA